Proteins encoded within one genomic window of Aquarana catesbeiana isolate 2022-GZ linkage group LG03, ASM4218655v1, whole genome shotgun sequence:
- the FBXL22 gene encoding F-box and leucine-rich protein 22, whose amino-acid sequence MPGMVTTTLTDLNPECLLHLFSFLDKDSKRCLSQTCHKLMDIFQEPSLWKLLHFSSPTELNKKNFVLGPALKSLSICWYSSRVKICNIEEWVKTTLQKSMCSHHLNTVSDFLLQVSKRCPNLRTLTLSGCAHVTDEPLLQIMRHCPDLQSLQLENCSGVTDRLLAVVPLHCKRLHTLHVNFCRNVTKKGLSLVRQGCPELTLQADRSADMFTDRLPSESIPIKRIPRRLVLNVDWIEA is encoded by the exons ATGCCAGGAATGGTTACTACAACTCTAACTGATCTGAACCCCGAATGTcttctgcatttgttttccttccTGGATAAGGACAGTAAGAGATGCCTGTCACAAACATGTCACAAGTTGATGGACATTTTCCAGGAGCCTTCACTATGGAAACTGCTACATTTCAGCTCCCCAACTGAACTGAACAAGAAGAATTTTGTTTTGGGACCAGCTCTGAAATCGTTGTCTATTTGTTGGTATTCCAGCAGGGTAAAAATCTGCAACATTGAGGAATGGGTGAAAACCACACTCCAAAAATCCATGTGCAGCCACCATCTTAATACAGTCAGCGACTTCCTGCTCCAGGTCTCCAAGAG GTGCCCAAATCTTCGGACGCTGACATTGTCGGGCTGTGCCCATGTGACTGATGAGCCTCTTCTCCAGATCATGAGACATTGCCCAGATCTCCAAAGTCTACAGCTGGAGAACTGCTCTGGGGTAACAGATAGACTGCTGGCTGTGGTACCCTTGCACTGTAAACGACTTCACACTCTTCATGTGAACTTCTGCAGAAACGTAACAAAGAAAGGGCTCTCACTAGTGCGACAAGGATGTCCAGAGCTAACTCTACAGGCAGATCGGAGTGCAGACATGTTCACTGACAGGTTACCTAGTGAAAGTATTCCTATAAAGAGGATACCAAGAAGACTCGTACTAAATGTGGACTGGATAGAAGCATAG